A single Sylvia atricapilla isolate bSylAtr1 chromosome 11, bSylAtr1.pri, whole genome shotgun sequence DNA region contains:
- the CPNE9 gene encoding copine-9, which produces MAAPGALEPAAGSVPGTKVELTVSCRNLLDMDTFSKSDPVVVLFVQVSGSSEWKEFGRTEVIDNTLNPDFVRKFVLDYYFEEKQNLRFDVYNVDSKSCSALKQKDFLGQAFVALGEVIGSQRGRLERPLTGVPGKRCGTILLLAEELSNCRDIVTMQLCANKLDKKDFFGKSDPFLVFYRSNEDGTFTICHKTEVVKNTLNPVWQPFTIPVRALCNGDYDRTVKIDVYDWDRDGSHDFIGEFATSYRELSRAQSQFTVYEVLNPRKKCKKKKYVNSGTVTLLSFSVESEFTFVDYIRGGTQLNFTVAIDFTASNGLPSQPTSLHYASPYQLSAYALALKAVGEIIQDYDSDKLFPAYGFGAKVPPDGKISHQFPLNNNVENPSCAGIEGVLESYLQSLRTVQLYGPTNFAPVINQVAGTAAQVTDGSQYHVLLIITDGVISDMLQTKEAIVTASSLPMSIIIVGVGPAEFEAMEELDGDEVRLSSRGRYAERDIVQFVPFRDYVDDSGNQVLSMARLAKDVLAEIPEQLLSYMKTRDIKPRRADPE; this is translated from the exons ATGGCGGCTCCGGGAGCGCTGGAGCCGGCGGCCGGCAGCGTGCCGGGCACCAAGGTGGAGCTCACCGTGTCCTGCCG GAACCTGCTAGACATGGACACCTTCTCCAAGTCCGACCCAG TGGTGGTCCTCTTTGTGCAGGTCTCGGGGAGCAGCGAGTGGAAGGAG ttcGGACGCACCGAGGTGATCGACAACACCCTGAACCCCGACTTTGTCCGCAAGTTTGTCCTCGACTACTACTTCGAGGAGAAGCAAAACCTCCGCTTCGATGT CTACAACGTGGACTCCAAGAGCTGCTCCGCTTTAAAGCAG AAG GACTTCCTGGGGCAGGCATTTGTGGCACTGGGAGAGGTGATTGGGTCCCAGCGGGGACGCCTGGAGAGACCCCTAAC GGGTGTCCCAGGGAAGCGGTGTGGGACtatcctgctgctggctgaggagctgagcaACTGCCGG gacatTGTCACGATGCAGCTGTGTGCCAACAAGCTGGATAAGAAGGACTTCTTTGGAAAATCCGATCCTTTCCTCGTCTTCTATCGTAGCAATGAGGATGGCAC CTTTACTATCTGCCATAAGACAGAGGTGGTGAAGAACACACTCAACCCGGTTTGGCAGCCCTTCACCATCCCCGTGCGCGCCCTCTGCAATGGCGACTATGACCG GACAGTGAAGATAGATGTGTACGACTGGGACCGGGATGGGAG ccacgACTTCATTGGGGAATTTGCCACCAGTTACCGGGAGCTCTCTCGTGCACAGAGTCAGTTCACAGTGTATGAG gtgCTGAATCCCAGGAAGAAAtgcaagaagaagaaatatgtgAATTCTGGCACC GTGACACTGCTCTCCTTCTCTGTTGAGTCTGAGTTCACCTTCGTTGACTACATACGGGGCGG GACACAGCTGAATTTCACTGTTGCCATTGACTTCACGGCCTCCAATG GGTTGCCATCACAGCCCACCTCGCTGCACTACGCGAGCCCCTACCAGCTGAGCGCCTATGCCCTGGCACTGAAGGCAGTGGGGGAAATCATCCAGGACTACGACAGTGACAAGCTCTTCCCTGCCTACGGCTTTGGTGCCAAAGTCCCACCTGACGGCAAGATCTCCCACCAGTTTCCTCTG AACAACAATGTGGAGAACCCCAGCTGTGCCGGCATTGAAGGCGTGCTGGAGTCCTACCTCCAAAGCCTGCGCACCGTCCAGCTCTATGGTCCTACCAACTTTGCTCCTGTCATCAATCAGGTGGCTGG GACAGCCGCACAGGTGACCGATGGCTCACAATACCACGTTCTCCTCATCATCACTGACGGTGTCATCTCTGACATGCTGCAGACCAAGGAAGCCATTGTCACC GCTTCCTCCCTGCCCATGTCCATCATCATCGTGGGAGTAGGTCCAGCTGAGTTTGAGG CCATGGAGGAGCTGGACGGTGATGAGGTACGGTTGTCATCCCGGGGACGATACGCTGAGAGGGACATTGTACAG TTTGTGCCATTTCGGGATTATGTGGACGACTCAGGCAACCAGGTGCTGAGCATGGCCCGCCTGGCCAAGGACGTGCTGGCTGAGATCCCCGAGCAGCTGCTCTCTTACATGAAGACCCGTGACATCAAGCCTCGCCGGGCAGATCCCGAGTAG